In one Paramisgurnus dabryanus chromosome 21, PD_genome_1.1, whole genome shotgun sequence genomic region, the following are encoded:
- the usp21 gene encoding ubiquitin carboxyl-terminal hydrolase 21 codes for MPRNESMDNTCQAMYRTLVTQNGLQAEHVDISQSVLYTSIMGLLLVTDKERELQLGSGQIGLCNVGNTCFLNAIVQCLSHTRGLRDYCLMKAYLHDKYSNQEPVLMNDFSEVLAGLWERDGEETTVNPGKFYHMFKEAVPHFIGYSQQDAQEFLRFLLDRLHTEINRRPSQCPAVLAIKEPKYSRFRISDEAFAMWQKHLDRDDSKIVDLFSGQLRSSLNCSVCSHYSNTFDVFCDLSLPIPKKCGQIVTLKECLDLFSQEEKLDKENSPMCERCNRHTESTKRLTIQRFPRILVIHLNRFTMSRYSVCKSSVSVSFPLTGLDLGPFGPVDCGPVLYDLYAVCNHSGTVNMGHYTAVCREEEGWCCYNDSCVTAIQEKKLQSNQAYILFYELKSCSITRK; via the exons ATGCCAAGAAACGAATCAATGGACAACACGTGTCAGGCCATGTACCGCACATTAGTTACTCAAAATGGCCTTCAGGCAGAACATGTGGACATATCACAGTCTGTATTATACACGTCCATCATGGGACTTCTCCTGGTGACAGACAAAGAG AGAGAACTGCAATTGGGCAGTGGACAAATTGGACTGTGCAACGTTGGAAACACT tgtttTCTCAATGCCATTGTGCAATGTCTCTCCCACACTCGTGGTCTTCGGGACTATTGTCTGATGAAAGCATATCTTCATGACAAGTACTCGAATCAAGAGCCTGTGCTTATGAATG ATTTCTCAGAAGTTTTGGCCGGTTTGTGGGAACGTGATGGTGAAGAAACCACAGTGAACCCTGGGAAGTTTTATCACATGTTTAAAGAGGCAGTGCCTCACTTTATTGGCTACAG TCAACAAGATGCCCAGGAGTTCTTACGGTTTCTTCTGGATAGACTACATACAGAAATTAACCGTCGCCCATCCCAGTGTCCTGCAGTTCTTGCAATTAAGGAACCAAAATATTCACGATTCAG GATTTCAGATGAAGCTTTTGCCATGTGGCAGAAACATCTCGACAGGGATGACAGTAAGATTGTAG ATCTGTTCTCGGGTCAGTTGCGCAGTTCCCTGAACTGTTCTGTCTGCTCACATTACTCCAACacttttgatgtgttttgtgaCCTCTCGCTCCCAATCCCAAAG AAGTGTGGCCAAATTGTCACACTGAAAGAGTGTTTAGATCTCTTCTCACAGGAGGAGAAACTTGATAAAGAAAATTCACCA ATGTGTGAGCGGTGTAATCGTCATACTGAGAGCACTAAAAGACTGACCATACAAAGGTTCCCTAGGATCCTGGTGATAC ACCTGAATCGATTTACTATGTCAAGGTACTCAGTCTGTAAAAGCTCGGTGTCTGTTTCATTTCCCCTGACCGGGTTGGATCTGGGGCCATTTGGACCCGTTGACTGTG GTCCTGTGCTGTATGACTTGTATGCAGTGTGCAATCATTCAGGCACTGTAAATATGGGTCACTACACAGCTGTATGTCGAGAGGAGGAGGGCTGGTGCTGTTACAATGACTCATG TGTAACTGCAATTCAAGAGAAGAAACTTCAGTCCAATCAAGCTTATATTCTCTTCTATGAGCTTAAAAGCTGCAGTATCACCAGAAAATAA
- the arhgef3l gene encoding rho guanine nucleotide exchange factor (GEF) 3, like translates to MIEVKMDPEDTEFDSQISWSPVPRERLLTCANLPDIAGKKRKQDPIDAENSSRILEDCEDDDFPISDHIEDSEGPCNKRVKPVDKSSSVTGIITPVKTPALKRLGQSIQRSISFRTEARPLPPMPIRTRQKASSYPRRRSSQLWSDTVDSMSQELSTKEIKRQEVIYELTQGEKQLIEDLSLVKKVYYEPMLKLDIMTESELGQIFGTLDSLIPLHEDLLARLEGLRGAEKTVQEVGPTMMDWFPCLEAYITYCCNQVGAKALLDQKKQDRRVEQFLRLCQESSFSRKLDLWNFLDLPRSRLVKYPLLLKEIQKSTPPEHPDEDALPQAMDLIQRIITEVNLKTGEAECQFYRRGLCYSEDGQRVPEIQASRFLYCHGELKSTKGHKLHVFLFELVLVLTRPVAQDREGPVQFQVYRQPLPAAHLHLEDLPDGEPSSSGSFRGAFTGNDKVKNCFRVSTTGRSKSQSHSLQANDSFNKQQWISCLRQAMVQSRDKQAQTGQYKPSDRLSPDPALHNNIAELNLNSDVEMQDT, encoded by the exons ATGATAGAGGTAAAGATGGATCCTGAAGACACGGAGTTTGATTCACAAATTTCCTG GTCTCCTGTACCTAGAGAAAGACTCCTCACCTGTGCCAACCTTCCAGATATCGCAGGG AAGAAAAGAAAGCAAGACCCAATTGATGCTGAGAACTCGTCTCGAATCTTGGAGGACTGT GAAGATGACGATTTTCCCATCAGTGATCACATAGAGGATTCAGAG GGTCCCTGTAACAAAAGAGTCAAACCAGTTGACAAAAGTTCTTCGGTTACTGGCATCATAACACCAGTAAAAACCCCTGCACTGAAGCGCTTGGGTCAGTCCATACAG CGATCCATCAGTTTTCGGACAGAGGCTCGGCCTTTACCACCAATGCCAATAAGAACGCGTCAGAAGGCTTCGTCATATCCGCGACGGCGGAGCAGCCAGCTATGGAGCGATACGGTGGATAGTATGAGCCAGGAGCTCAGTACCAAAGAGATCAAACGACAGGAG GTCATTTATGAGTTGACTCAGGGAGAGAAGCAGCTCATTGAAGATCTTAGTTTGGTGAAAAAG GTGTACTATGAACCAATGTTGAAATTAGACATTATGACAGAAAGTGAACTGGGACAGATTTTTGGAACCCTTGATTCTTTAATACCCCTTCATGAAG ATCTTTTAGCTCGTCTTGAAGGTCTCCGCGGAGCAGAGAAGACCGTGCAGGAGGTCGGCCCGACCATGATGGATTGG TTTCCCTGTTTGGAGGCGTACATCACATATTGCTGTAACCAGGTTGGTGCAAAAGCTCTGCTGGACCAGAAGAAGCAGGACCGTCGGGTGGAGCAGTTCCTTCGGCTGTGTCAGGAGTCGTCTTTTAGCAGAAAGCTGGACCTTTGGAATTTTCTAGACTTGCCTCGCAGCAGGCTGGTGAAATATCCTCTGCTGTTAAAGGAAATTCAAAAGAGTACTCCACCTGAACATCCAGATGAAGACGCTCTGCCTCAGGCT ATGGATTTAATCCAAAGGATTATAACAGAAGTAAATCTTAAGACTGGAGAGGCGGAGTGTCAGTTTTACAGACGGGGTCTGTGCTATTCAGAAGACGGTCAGAGGGTTCCAGAGATTCAGGCCTCTCGGTTTCTCTACTGCCACGGTGAACTGAAAAGCACTAAAGGACAT AAGCTGCACGTGTTCCTCTTTGAGCTGGTGTTGGTTTTGACCCGACCGGTGGCACAGGACAGGGAAGGGCCGGTCCAGTTTCAGGTGTATCGTCAACCTCTCCCCGCTGCGCATCTTCATCTGGAGGACCTACCCGATGGAGAACCGAGCAGTTCTGGATCTTTTCGTGGAGCCTTTACTGGAAATGATAAAG TGAAGAACTGTTTTCGTGTGAGCACCACTGGACGATCCAAGTCTCAATCCCACAGCCTGCAGGCCAATGACTCCTTCAACAAGCAGCAATGGATTTCCTGTCTGCGCCAAGCAATGGTCCAATCACGAGACAAACAGGCTCAAACCGGCCAATATAAACCCTCAGACCGTTTAAGCCCTGACCCGGCGCTCCATAACAACATTGCTGAACTGAACCTAAACTCTGATGTGGAGATGCAAGACACATAG
- the uba1 gene encoding ubiquitin-like modifier-activating enzyme 1 isoform X1, with translation MSSSPLSKKRRVSGSETKTGSHCSSSNSVRTELSHTPANGMAKNGNDAEIDEGLYSRQLYVLGHAAMKRMQNSNVLISGMRGLGVEIAKNVILGGVKTVTVHDQGVAEWRDLSSQFYLREEDIGKNRAEASQSRLAELNSYVPVTAYTGNLTNDYLTQFQVVVLTTCSLEEQMRIGEFCHSNNIKLIVADTRGLFGQLFCDFGEEMIVLDTNGEQPLSAMISMITKDSAGVVTCLDEARHGFESGDHVTFTEVQGMTELNNHAPIEIKSLGPYTFSICDTSSFSDYVRGGIVTQVKMPKKFPFKSLTSSLTDPEFLLTDFAKFDRPGQLHLGFQALHAFEKKHGRQPKPWNQADADELVTLAEEVNTAQTGSAKQEQLDQAVIKKLSCVAAGDLAPVNAFIGGLAAQEVMKACTGKFMPINQWLYFDALECLPETEEAALTEEECAPRNCRYDGQIAIFGSKLQELLAKQRYFLVGAGAIGCELLKNFAMMGLASGGGEVIVTDMDTIEKSNLNRQFLFRPWDVSKMKSDTAAAAVKQMNPSVRVTSHQNRVGPDTEKVYDDEFFDTLDGVANALDNVDARMYMDRRCVYYRKPLLESGTLGTKGNVQVVIPFLTESYSSSQDPPEKSIPICTLKNFPNAIEHTLQWARDEFEGLFKQPAENAQQYLSDPKFMERTLKLPGAQPLEVLEAVYKSLVTDKPRSWEDCVAWARNHWQCQYNNNIRQLLHNFPPEQLTSSGAPFWSGPKRCPHALEFSTDNDLHMDYVLAAANLYAKTYGLEGSTDRVALAKLLQQIKVPEFTPRSGVKIHVSDQELQSAHASVDDSRLEELKTILPSPEKTSQFKLCAIEFEKDDDTNFHMDFIVAASNLRAENYDIPPADKHKSKLIAGKIIPAIATTTAAVVGLVCLELLKIVQGHKKVESYKNGFMNLALPFFAFSEPIAAPKHKYYEIDWTLWDRFEVKGIQPNGEEMTLRQFLDYFKNEHKLEITMLSQGVSMLYSFFMPAAKLKERLELPMTEIVTKVSKKKLGKHVKALVFELCCNDDTEEDVEVPYVRYTIR, from the exons ATGTCCAGCTCGCCGCTGTCCAAGAAGCGTCGCGTGTCAGGATCAGAGACGAAGACGGGATCCCACTGCTCCTCCTCTAACTCTGTCAGAACCGAACTGTCTCACACACCAGCTAAC GGCATGGCTAAGAATGGAAATGATGCGGAGATTGACGAGGGCCTGTATTCCCGACAGCT GTACGTACTGGGCCATGCAGCTATGAAGCGCATGCAGAACTCCAATGTTCTGATCTCAGGGATGCGAGGATTGGGTGTAGAGATTgcaaaaaatgtaattctggGCGGAGTCAAGACTGTGACCGTCCACGATCAGGGCGTGGCTGAGTGGAGGGACCTTTCATCACAG TTTTACTTACGTGAGGAAGATATTGGGAAGAACCGCGCAGAGGCCAGCCAGAGTCGACTAGCAGAACTGAACAGCTATGTACCTGTAACCGCCTACACTGGCAATCTCACCAATGACTACTTGACCCAGTTTCAG GTTGTGGTGCTTACCACCTGCAGTCTTGAAGAGCAGATGCGCATTGGGGAGTTCTGCCACAGTAACAACATCAAGTTAATAGTGGCAGACACACGTGGGCTGTTTGG GCAACTCTTTTGTGATTTTGGAGAGGAAATGATTGTGCTGGACACCAATGGAGAGCAGCCTTTGAGCGCTATGATCTCAATGATCACAAAG GACAGTGCTGGTGTGGTCACATGTCTGGATGAAGCACGGCATGGGTTTGAGAGTGGGGACCATGTGACATTCACAGAAGTGCAGGGCATGACGGAGCTAAACAACCATGCTCCAATTGAGATCAAATCACTGG GTCCTTACACCTTCAGCATCTGTGACACAAGCTCTTTCTCAGACTATGTGAGAGGCGGTATTGTCACACAAGTCAAGATGCCCAAGAAGTTCCCATTT AAATCCCTTACCTCTTCCTTGACTGATCCAGAGTTTCTACTGACTGATTTTGCCAAATTCGATCGTCCAGGCCAGCTGCATTTGGGCTTTCAGGCATTACAtgcatttgagaagaaacacgGACGTCAACCAAAGCCCTGGAATCAG GCCGATGCGGACGAGCTTGTGACTCTGGCCGAGGAGGTGAATACTGCACAAACTGGATCTGCCAAGCAGGAGCAATTAGACCAGGCAGTTATCAAAAAGCTTTCCTGTGTGGCTGCTGGAGACCTGGCACCTGTCAATGCTTTCATTGGTGGGCTTGCTGCCCAGGAAGTTATGAAG GCTTGCACTGGGAAGTTTATGCCCATCAATCAGTGGCTGTATTTTGATGCTTTGGAGTGTTTACCTGAAACTGAAGAAGCTGCTCTTACAGAAGAAGAGTGTGCACCT aggAACTGCCGGTATGATGGTCAGATTGCTATCTTTGGTTCCAAGCTCCAAGAGTTGTTAGCCAAACAGCGATATTTTCTG GTTGGTGCTGGTGCCATTGGCTGTGAGCTGCTAAAAAACTTTGCTATGATGGGCCTTGCCAGTGGTGGTGGGGAGGTGATAGTGACAGACATGGACACCATAGAGAAGTCAAACCTCAATCGTCAGTTTCTCTTCAGGCCATGGGATGTCTCA AAGATGAAGAGCGATACGGCCGCTGCAGCCGTGAAGCAGATGAACCCATCAGTCCGTGTCACAAGCCATCAGAACCGTGTAGGACCTGACACAGAGAAGGTCTATGATGATGAATTCTTTGATACCTTAGACGGCGTGGCAAACGCTCTTGACAACGTCGATGCCC GTATGTATATGGACCGGAGATGTGTGTACTACCGTAAGCCATTGCTGGAGTCTGGCACTTTAGGCACTAAGGGGAATGTACAGGTGGTCATTCCCTTCCTGACAGAGTCATACAGCTCCAGTCAGGATCCTCCGGAGAAATCTATTCCTATCTGCACTCTCAAAAACTTCCCTAATGCCATTGAGCACACCCTTCAG TGGGCGCGTGATGAGTTCGAGGGACTTTTTAAACAGCCTGCTGAAAACGCCCAGCAGTATCTGTC AGACCCGAAATTTATGGAGCGCACTCTGAAACTGCCTGGGGCTCAGCCTCTGGAGGTACTGGAGGCCGTCTATAAAAGCCTGGTGACAGATAAGCCACGAAGCTGGGAGGACTGCGTGGCCTGGGCCCGCAACCACTGGCAGTGtcaatacaacaacaacatcCGTCAGCTACTGCACAACTTCCCCCCGGAACAG CTTACGAGCTCTGGGGCACCGTTCTGGTCTGGTCCAAAAAGATGTCCTCATGCTTTAGAGTTCAGCACTGACAAT GATCTTCACATGGACTATGTTTTGGCAGCGGCTAACTTGTATGCAAAGACTTATGGCCTGGAAGGCTCCACAGACCGGGTAGCTCTTGCCAAGCTGCTGCAGCAAATCAAAGTGCCTGAATTCACCCCAAGGTCAGGAGTCAAAATCCATGTTTCTGATCAGGAGCTGCAGAGTGCCCATGCATCTGTTG ATGACTCCAGACTTGAAGAACTAAAGACGATATTGCCTTCCCCAGAAAAGACTTCTCAGTTCAAACTCTGTGCTATTGAATTTGAAAAG GACGATGACACAAACTTCCACATGGACTTCATTGTAGCGGCTTCCAATCTGAGAGCGGAGAACTACGACATTCCTCCTGCAGATAAACACAAG AGTAAACTCATTGCTGGAAAAATCATTCCGGCCATCGCCACGACAACAGCCGCCGTTGTGGGTCTCGTCTGTCTAGAGCTGCTGAAAATCGTTCAGGGCCACAAGAAGGTTGAATCGTACAAGAATGGCTTCATGAACCTTGCTCTGCCTTTCTTCGCTTTCTCTGAGCCCATAGCTGCCCCTAAGCACAAG tactACGAGATTGATTGGACACTTTGGGACCGTTTTGAAGTGAAAGGAATACAACCCAATGGAGAAGAAATGACACTGCGACAGTTCTTGGATTATTTCAAG AATGAACACAAACTGGAGATCACTATGCTGTCTCAGGGAGTTTCCATGCTTTACTCGTTCTTCATGCCTGCAGCGAAGCTAAAGGAAAGACTGGAGCTGCC GATGACTGAGATCGTGACCAAGGTGTCCAAGAAGAAACTGGGAAAGCATGTTAAAGCACTAGTTTTTGAGCTCTGCTGCAATGACGACACAGAAGAGGATGTAGAGGTGCCCTATGTCAGATACACCATTCGCTGA
- the uba1 gene encoding ubiquitin-like modifier-activating enzyme 1 isoform X2 encodes MAKNGNDAEIDEGLYSRQLYVLGHAAMKRMQNSNVLISGMRGLGVEIAKNVILGGVKTVTVHDQGVAEWRDLSSQFYLREEDIGKNRAEASQSRLAELNSYVPVTAYTGNLTNDYLTQFQVVVLTTCSLEEQMRIGEFCHSNNIKLIVADTRGLFGQLFCDFGEEMIVLDTNGEQPLSAMISMITKDSAGVVTCLDEARHGFESGDHVTFTEVQGMTELNNHAPIEIKSLGPYTFSICDTSSFSDYVRGGIVTQVKMPKKFPFKSLTSSLTDPEFLLTDFAKFDRPGQLHLGFQALHAFEKKHGRQPKPWNQADADELVTLAEEVNTAQTGSAKQEQLDQAVIKKLSCVAAGDLAPVNAFIGGLAAQEVMKACTGKFMPINQWLYFDALECLPETEEAALTEEECAPRNCRYDGQIAIFGSKLQELLAKQRYFLVGAGAIGCELLKNFAMMGLASGGGEVIVTDMDTIEKSNLNRQFLFRPWDVSKMKSDTAAAAVKQMNPSVRVTSHQNRVGPDTEKVYDDEFFDTLDGVANALDNVDARMYMDRRCVYYRKPLLESGTLGTKGNVQVVIPFLTESYSSSQDPPEKSIPICTLKNFPNAIEHTLQWARDEFEGLFKQPAENAQQYLSDPKFMERTLKLPGAQPLEVLEAVYKSLVTDKPRSWEDCVAWARNHWQCQYNNNIRQLLHNFPPEQLTSSGAPFWSGPKRCPHALEFSTDNDLHMDYVLAAANLYAKTYGLEGSTDRVALAKLLQQIKVPEFTPRSGVKIHVSDQELQSAHASVDDSRLEELKTILPSPEKTSQFKLCAIEFEKDDDTNFHMDFIVAASNLRAENYDIPPADKHKSKLIAGKIIPAIATTTAAVVGLVCLELLKIVQGHKKVESYKNGFMNLALPFFAFSEPIAAPKHKYYEIDWTLWDRFEVKGIQPNGEEMTLRQFLDYFKNEHKLEITMLSQGVSMLYSFFMPAAKLKERLELPMTEIVTKVSKKKLGKHVKALVFELCCNDDTEEDVEVPYVRYTIR; translated from the exons ATGGCTAAGAATGGAAATGATGCGGAGATTGACGAGGGCCTGTATTCCCGACAGCT GTACGTACTGGGCCATGCAGCTATGAAGCGCATGCAGAACTCCAATGTTCTGATCTCAGGGATGCGAGGATTGGGTGTAGAGATTgcaaaaaatgtaattctggGCGGAGTCAAGACTGTGACCGTCCACGATCAGGGCGTGGCTGAGTGGAGGGACCTTTCATCACAG TTTTACTTACGTGAGGAAGATATTGGGAAGAACCGCGCAGAGGCCAGCCAGAGTCGACTAGCAGAACTGAACAGCTATGTACCTGTAACCGCCTACACTGGCAATCTCACCAATGACTACTTGACCCAGTTTCAG GTTGTGGTGCTTACCACCTGCAGTCTTGAAGAGCAGATGCGCATTGGGGAGTTCTGCCACAGTAACAACATCAAGTTAATAGTGGCAGACACACGTGGGCTGTTTGG GCAACTCTTTTGTGATTTTGGAGAGGAAATGATTGTGCTGGACACCAATGGAGAGCAGCCTTTGAGCGCTATGATCTCAATGATCACAAAG GACAGTGCTGGTGTGGTCACATGTCTGGATGAAGCACGGCATGGGTTTGAGAGTGGGGACCATGTGACATTCACAGAAGTGCAGGGCATGACGGAGCTAAACAACCATGCTCCAATTGAGATCAAATCACTGG GTCCTTACACCTTCAGCATCTGTGACACAAGCTCTTTCTCAGACTATGTGAGAGGCGGTATTGTCACACAAGTCAAGATGCCCAAGAAGTTCCCATTT AAATCCCTTACCTCTTCCTTGACTGATCCAGAGTTTCTACTGACTGATTTTGCCAAATTCGATCGTCCAGGCCAGCTGCATTTGGGCTTTCAGGCATTACAtgcatttgagaagaaacacgGACGTCAACCAAAGCCCTGGAATCAG GCCGATGCGGACGAGCTTGTGACTCTGGCCGAGGAGGTGAATACTGCACAAACTGGATCTGCCAAGCAGGAGCAATTAGACCAGGCAGTTATCAAAAAGCTTTCCTGTGTGGCTGCTGGAGACCTGGCACCTGTCAATGCTTTCATTGGTGGGCTTGCTGCCCAGGAAGTTATGAAG GCTTGCACTGGGAAGTTTATGCCCATCAATCAGTGGCTGTATTTTGATGCTTTGGAGTGTTTACCTGAAACTGAAGAAGCTGCTCTTACAGAAGAAGAGTGTGCACCT aggAACTGCCGGTATGATGGTCAGATTGCTATCTTTGGTTCCAAGCTCCAAGAGTTGTTAGCCAAACAGCGATATTTTCTG GTTGGTGCTGGTGCCATTGGCTGTGAGCTGCTAAAAAACTTTGCTATGATGGGCCTTGCCAGTGGTGGTGGGGAGGTGATAGTGACAGACATGGACACCATAGAGAAGTCAAACCTCAATCGTCAGTTTCTCTTCAGGCCATGGGATGTCTCA AAGATGAAGAGCGATACGGCCGCTGCAGCCGTGAAGCAGATGAACCCATCAGTCCGTGTCACAAGCCATCAGAACCGTGTAGGACCTGACACAGAGAAGGTCTATGATGATGAATTCTTTGATACCTTAGACGGCGTGGCAAACGCTCTTGACAACGTCGATGCCC GTATGTATATGGACCGGAGATGTGTGTACTACCGTAAGCCATTGCTGGAGTCTGGCACTTTAGGCACTAAGGGGAATGTACAGGTGGTCATTCCCTTCCTGACAGAGTCATACAGCTCCAGTCAGGATCCTCCGGAGAAATCTATTCCTATCTGCACTCTCAAAAACTTCCCTAATGCCATTGAGCACACCCTTCAG TGGGCGCGTGATGAGTTCGAGGGACTTTTTAAACAGCCTGCTGAAAACGCCCAGCAGTATCTGTC AGACCCGAAATTTATGGAGCGCACTCTGAAACTGCCTGGGGCTCAGCCTCTGGAGGTACTGGAGGCCGTCTATAAAAGCCTGGTGACAGATAAGCCACGAAGCTGGGAGGACTGCGTGGCCTGGGCCCGCAACCACTGGCAGTGtcaatacaacaacaacatcCGTCAGCTACTGCACAACTTCCCCCCGGAACAG CTTACGAGCTCTGGGGCACCGTTCTGGTCTGGTCCAAAAAGATGTCCTCATGCTTTAGAGTTCAGCACTGACAAT GATCTTCACATGGACTATGTTTTGGCAGCGGCTAACTTGTATGCAAAGACTTATGGCCTGGAAGGCTCCACAGACCGGGTAGCTCTTGCCAAGCTGCTGCAGCAAATCAAAGTGCCTGAATTCACCCCAAGGTCAGGAGTCAAAATCCATGTTTCTGATCAGGAGCTGCAGAGTGCCCATGCATCTGTTG ATGACTCCAGACTTGAAGAACTAAAGACGATATTGCCTTCCCCAGAAAAGACTTCTCAGTTCAAACTCTGTGCTATTGAATTTGAAAAG GACGATGACACAAACTTCCACATGGACTTCATTGTAGCGGCTTCCAATCTGAGAGCGGAGAACTACGACATTCCTCCTGCAGATAAACACAAG AGTAAACTCATTGCTGGAAAAATCATTCCGGCCATCGCCACGACAACAGCCGCCGTTGTGGGTCTCGTCTGTCTAGAGCTGCTGAAAATCGTTCAGGGCCACAAGAAGGTTGAATCGTACAAGAATGGCTTCATGAACCTTGCTCTGCCTTTCTTCGCTTTCTCTGAGCCCATAGCTGCCCCTAAGCACAAG tactACGAGATTGATTGGACACTTTGGGACCGTTTTGAAGTGAAAGGAATACAACCCAATGGAGAAGAAATGACACTGCGACAGTTCTTGGATTATTTCAAG AATGAACACAAACTGGAGATCACTATGCTGTCTCAGGGAGTTTCCATGCTTTACTCGTTCTTCATGCCTGCAGCGAAGCTAAAGGAAAGACTGGAGCTGCC GATGACTGAGATCGTGACCAAGGTGTCCAAGAAGAAACTGGGAAAGCATGTTAAAGCACTAGTTTTTGAGCTCTGCTGCAATGACGACACAGAAGAGGATGTAGAGGTGCCCTATGTCAGATACACCATTCGCTGA